GGGTTACCGCCGCTCCTCTCGCTGTTTGCATGACACGCACAGGGTGGCACGCGGGAAGGCCTGGAGCCGGGCCTTCCCGATCGGGTTGCCGCAGCTCTCGCAGACCGGGTAGGACCCGTCGTCGAGACGCTGAAGCGCGCGTTCCACCTGCGAGAGCAGGTCACGGCTGTTCGCGGCCAGCGACATCTCGTGCTCGCGCTCGAACGTCTTCGTCCCGGCATCGGCCTGGTCGTCGCCCGCACCCTCGCCGCTGTCGCGCTGCAGCGCCGCCCAGGACTCCTCGGCGTCGGTGATCTCCCCGCGCAGGTCACGCACCTGCACTTCCAGCGACGCCCGGACCTTCGCCAGCTCCGGCTTGGTCCACGGCCGCTCTCCGACCAGCACCGTCGCGCCCGACTTCGGGGCGACCACTTCCGGAGTAGCCGGCTTCGGCTGCGCGGCAGCAGCCGCAGCGAGCAG
This genomic interval from Mycobacteriales bacterium contains the following:
- a CDS encoding TraR/DksA family transcriptional regulator; its protein translation is SQPILAFARMAVRPAAPVKAAAKKAAAAAAVPTAPDDTPAPPTRAELLAAAAAAQPKPATPEVVAPKSGATVLVGERPWTKPELAKVRASLEVQVRDLRGEITDAEESWAALQRDSGEGAGDDQADAGTKTFEREHEMSLAANSRDLLSQVERALQRLDDGSYPVCESCGNPIGKARLQAFPRATLCVSCKQREERR